In Antennarius striatus isolate MH-2024 chromosome 10, ASM4005453v1, whole genome shotgun sequence, one DNA window encodes the following:
- the si:ch1073-303k11.2 gene encoding leucine-rich repeat neuronal protein 4, with translation MTSLCRNLALLLFFLSASPFLHSHLFAYAASTSPPITRPRIIFFTDMGSEDSDGDDYYDNHSSPPELLSSMTTNLHQRPRLCQYSPCLENQEPCAQMSERTGCLCPGISGADVPPHAPRIHILQPITEGENRGKVEVQWCAPSSVVSKYRVVIQETERDILEFKSSSRRGFIESLEPGIKVCVEAVNKAGHSLPSEFSCRRYSSFDSSDHKLLAGIIGGGVSLLLLLIMAAVILWKYKMYKKAKRESSDGLGNPSYSTEGTL, from the coding sequence ATGACGTCACTTTGCAGGAACCTGGCTTTGCTTCTCTTTTTTCTGAGTGCCTCACCTTTCCTTCACTCCCACCTCTTCGCCTACGCTGCCTCTACTTCCCCTCCCATTACCCGTCCAAGGATCATCTTCTTTACAGATATGGGCTCGGAAGActctgatggtgatgattaCTATGACAACCACAGCTCTCCTCCTGAACTGTTGTCTTCCATGACGACTAACTTACACCAAAGACCTCGGCTCTGTCAATATAGCCCCTGCCTGGAGAATCAGGAGCCTTGTGCCCAAATGTCAGAAAGGACTGGATGTTTATGTCCTGGCATCAGTGGGGCCGATGTGCCTCCTCATGCCCCACGCATCCACATACTGCAACCAATCACTGAAGGGGAGAACAGAGGGAAGGTAGAAGTTCAGTGGTGTGCTCCTTCGTCTGTCGTGTCCAAATACAGAGTAGTGATTCAGGAAACGGAACGTGATATCCTTGAGTTTAAGTCCTCATCGCGAAGAGGTTTCATCGAATCTTTGGAACCTGGCATTAAGGTTTGTGTGGAGGCTGTGAACAAGGCAGGGCACAGCCTCCCATCAGAATTCTCTTGCAGGCGATACAGCTCTTTTGACTCATCTGACCATAAATTGTTGGCTGGGATAATAGGAGGTGGGGTTTCCCTTCTTCTACTTCTCATTATGGCAGCTGTGATCCTCtggaaatataaaatgtataaaaaggCAAAGAGAGAATCCAGTGATGGACTAGGGAACCCTTCTTACAGCACAGAGGGAACCCTGTGA